One region of Salvia miltiorrhiza cultivar Shanhuang (shh) chromosome 3, IMPLAD_Smil_shh, whole genome shotgun sequence genomic DNA includes:
- the LOC131015148 gene encoding uncharacterized protein LOC131015148, which translates to MAPTSKSKFNTNSSSSSQFLNIAFDDDDFQEYPSPSLSAAPRTSSLPPPLKPSNLTPHRPSKTPKRRKRANPGKENCIFDEAELDLGCGLDSIEPTLDLLNNSKRVSDCTHADNLAESRNLESVGEEEEGNYHEVASEGSSRLDVLLKLCAEVDEQGSDDAGDDSRCDAVISCPICGADLSELSDDRRQIHTNECLDNVEAPVAVAAGNDDTGAYQCPGQVFDGTPLKPVTTDVDVSPVVEWLRNLGLGKYEEIFVRQEIDWDALQRLEEEDLCKIGITTLGPRKKILYALSELRSDLNRTVEPKANPSRSVPDETKLGTNKLITDFFSGPLPVRKRGESGTNGQSSVPRSKANTSHRRTEKKDHMRNRKQKDVPPWCSIPGTQFRVDGFKYLRRDCSHWFLTHFHLDHYQGLTKSFSHGMIYCSLITAKLVNLKIGIPWDNIQVLPLHEKINIAGTNITCFDANHCPGAIIILFEPPNGKPVLHTGDFRFCEEMKELSILQACPVHTLILDTTYCNPQYDFPKQEAIIQFVIDAIRAEAFNPKTLFLIGSYTIGKERVFVEVARALSKKIYVAAAKLRILECLGFAQEDMQWFTTNEQESHIHVVPMWSIANFKRLDHMSKHYMGRFSLIVAFSPTGWSFGKGKKSTGRRWQKGTIIRYEVPYSEHSSFTELKEFVKFVSPANIIPSVNNHGPDSQSSMVSQLLS; encoded by the exons ATGGCGCCCACTTCCAAATCAAAATTCAACACCaactcatcatcttcttcacaaTTCCTCAACATCGCATTCGACGACGACGATTTCCAAGAATACCCTTCCCCCTCTCTCTCCGCCGCTCCCAGAACCAGCTCACTCCCGCCGCCGCTCAAACCAAGCAATTTGACCCCGCACCGCCCATCGAAAACTCCGAAAAGACGGAAACGGGCGAATCCGGGAAAGGAAAATTGCATCTTTGATGAAGCAGAGCTGGATTTGGGTTGTGGGCTGGACTCAATCGAACCGACCCTTGATTTGTTGAATAATAGTAAAAGGGTAAGTGATTGCACACACGCTGATAATCTGGCGGAGTCGCGAAATTTAGAGTCAGTCGGAGAAGAGGAGGAAGGAAATTACCACGAAGTGGCTTCGGAAGGAAGCTCCCGGCTCGATGTGCTTCTCAAGCTGTGTGCTGAGGTTGATGAGCAGGGTAGTGATGATGCTGGGGATGATTCCAGATGCGATGCTGTGATTTCTTGCCCTATTTGTGGGGCTGATTTATCGGAGTTGAGCGATGATCGGAGGCAGATTCACACTAATGAGTGCCTGGATAATGTGGAGGCCCCTGTTGCT GTGGCTGCCGGTAATGATGACACAGGAGCTTATCAGTGTCCCGGCCAAGTATTTGATGGCACGCCTCTAAAACCTGTGACAACTGATGTGGATGTTTCTCCAGTTGTAGAGTGGCTACGCAACTTGGGCCTCGGAAAATATGAAGAAATTTTTGTAAGACAAGAGATTGACTGGGATGCACTGCAAAGGCTGGAAGAAGAG GATCTATGCAAAATCGGCATTACAACACTGGGtccaagaaaaaaaattctttatGCTCTCAGCGAGCTAAGGAGCGATTTGAATAGGACGGTGGAACCAAAGGCAAATCCCTCAAGAAGTGTACCAGATGAAACTAAACTAGGGACAAACAAGTTAATAACAGATTTTTTTTCAGGTCCTCTCCCTGTAAGAAAAAGAGGTGAAAGTGGTACTAATGGACAAAGTAGTGTTCCGAGAAGTAAGGCAAATACTAGCCATAGAAGAACTGAAAAGAAAGATCATATGAGAAACAGGAAGCAGAAAGATGTTCCTCCGTGGTGTAGCATACCTGGAACACAATTTCGTGTG GATGGCTTTAAGTATCTAAGAAGAGATTGTTCTCACTGGTTTCTCACTCACTTCCATTTAGATC ATTATCAAGGACTTACCAAGTCCTTCAGTCATGGGATGATATATTGCTCCTTAATTACAGCAAAGCTAGTCAATCTGAAAATTGGAATTCCATGGGACAATATTCAAGTTTTGCCTCTCCACGAAAAGATCAATATTGCAGGCACAAATATAACTTGCTTTGATGCTAATCACTGTCCCGGTGCGATCATAATATTATTTGAACCGCCCAACGGTAAG CCGGTATTACACACTGGAGATTTTCGATTCTGTGAGGAAATGAAAGAGCTGTCCATTCTGCAAGCTTGTCCCGTCCACACTCTCATCCTCGACACAACCTACTGCAATCCCCAG TATGACTTTCCGAAACAGGAGGCGATAATCCAGTTTGTCATTGATGCCATCCGAGCTGAAGCTTTCAACCCAAAGACCTTGTTTCTGATTGGCAGCTATACCATTG GAAAAGAAAGGGTGTTTGTAGAGGTTGCTAGAGCACTCAGCAAGAAAATCTATGTCGCTGCTGCAAAACTACGCATCTTGGAATGTCTTGGTTTTGCACAGGAAGATATGCAATGGTTTACCACAAATGAACAAGAGAGCCACATTCACGTCGTTCCCATGTGGAGTATCGCTAATTTCAAGAGACTAGACCATATGTCTAAACATTACATG GGTCGATTCAGTCTGATAGTTGCATTTTCGCCTACTGGTTGGTCGTTTggaaaaggaaagaaatcaACTGGAAGAAGGTGGCAGAAGGGCACCATAATAAG GTACGAGGTACCATACAGCGAGCACAGCAGCTTCACGGAGCTGAAGGAGTTCGTTAAATTCGTATCTCCTGCAAACATCATCCCGAGTGTGAATAATCACGGCCCGGATTCGCAGAGTTCAATGGTCTCCCAGCTCTTGTCTTAA
- the LOC131015150 gene encoding uncharacterized protein LOC131015150 — translation MIENMGGGVGGGRVEVIAAKGCSRLFMDFSSSFRGIQTFSLEPSSPAAAAVSETPVKTVKTKGPFSGLVICVTGLSKETRKQVKEATERLGGQYSPHLHPQCTHLVVQSFHGCKFEHAMQHGTANGLLLVTIGWFVDSVKRNVRLNETLYSVNSIGDNGLAINDLKRLDQNSGAENSCLPSGLLKHTKQPDICGAPASQFSERGSKRHTTLSSLSGQSFYVDVDVPAELRSKVSEALSAEGASLLDQWFVGCNATYVVCEGPSVQKYLGHSTNVVTPLWVLKSAKEKSLQRLVHLSTDLARYTGARVGVHNSQQGVSHEGVSSVTSFAVKTSHEVRQVKVNLAKDGVRKRRNRQMQTCQTPMRPITPSSLLDSICWSISEPASTASIYTESSSVENGVEDQPSVFFDAKEDGKESEASFVNLSRPLTESEKSELILKGPFLTIMFPVDRFSEMGPCSRTFFSNKGFTCLQVLDYIYAFYQENMSSEEIELAIYTDSRHADRLRSLYSSKETADRGHIEFRRIDFLGSRRSFEMLKRVQGDNNSNLYELLIRA, via the exons ATGATTGAGAATATGGGCGGTGGAGTTGGGGGAGGGAGGGTGGAGGTGATTGCTGCGAAGGGGTGTTCAAGGCTGTTCATGGATTTTTCTTCCTCATTTAGAGGAATCCAAACATTTTCCTTGGAGCCTTCGTCTCCAGCTGCCGCCGCAGTGTCTGAAACTCCGGTTAAAACTGTGAAAACGAAAGGCCCTTTTTCCGGCCTTGTCATTTGCGTGACGGGGCTCTCTAAAG AAACAAGGAAGCAGGTGAAGGAAGCAACAGAGAGATTGGGAGGTCAATATAGTCCTCATCTCCATCCTCAATGCACTCACTTGGTGGTTCAG AGCTTTCATGGATGTAAGTTTGAGCATGCTATGCAACATGGAACTGCAAATGGTTTACTCTTGGTAACGATTGGGTGGTTTGTGGACAGCGTCAAAAGGAATG TTAGGCTGAACGAAACACTGTATAGTGTTAATAGCATTGGAGATAACGGTCTAGCAATTAATGACTTGAAGCGGCTTGATCAGAACTCTGGTGCTGAAAATTCATGTCTTCCTTCTGGTTTACTAAAGCATACTAAACAACCCGACATCTGTGGAGCTCCTGCTTCCCAGTTTTCTGAGAGGGGGAGTAAAAGACACACTACTCTGTCATCCTTGTCTGGTCAATCCTTTTACGTTGATGTAGATGTGCCAGCAGAACTTCGCAGTAAG GTTTCTGAGGCTCTCTCTGCTGAAGGTGCTAGCTTACTGGATCAATGGTTTGTTGGCTGCAATGCTACTTATGTAGTATGTGAAGGACCTTCTGTACAAAAATATCTGGGACACTCGACCAACGTTGTAACA CCACTATGGGTTCTAAAGTCTGCAAAAGAAAAATCTCTTCAAAGACTTGTCCATTTATCAACCGATCTAGCCAGGTATACTGGAGCAAGGGTCGGGGTTCATAACTCCCAGCAAGGCGTTTCCCATGAG GGAGTGAGCAGTGTGACTAGTTTTGCCGTTAAAACCAGTCATGAAGTAAGGCAAGTAAAGGTGAACCTAGCCAAAGATGGTGTCAGAAAGCGTCGGAACCGTCAAATGCAG ACGTGTCAAACTCCAATGCGACCAATAACGCCAAGCAGTCTTCTGGATTCGATTTGCTGGTCAATATCTGAGCCAGCCTCGACTGCATCCATTTATACAGAGTCCTCAAGCGTCGAGAATGGCGTTGAAGACCAGCCATCTGTCTTCTTTGATGCGAAAGAAGATGGAAAAGAATCCGAGGCTTCATTTGTGAACTTATCTCGACCTCTCACAGAAAG CGAGAAGTCCGAGTTAATATTGAAAGGCCCTTTCCTCACGATCATGTTCCCTGTCGACCGGTTTTCTGAGATGGGCCCTTGTTCGAGAACATTCTTCAGCAACAAAGGGTTTACATGTTTGCAGGTGTTAGATTACATCTATGCATTTTACCAG GAGAATATGTCTAGTGAGGAAATAGAACTTGCCATCTACACAGACTCGAGGCACGCTGACCGGCTTAGGTCCCTCTACTCGAGCAAGGAGACAGCAGATCGCGGTCACATAGAGTTCAGACGGATTGATTTTCTTGGCAGCCGTAGGAGTTTTGAGATGTTGAAACGCGTTCAAGGCGATAATAACAGTAACCTCTACGAGTTACTGATCAGAGCATGA
- the LOC131015146 gene encoding pentatricopeptide repeat-containing protein At5g01110 isoform X2 encodes MIRRSGACRAEIIDSMLAAYEKCGSSSNYNVFDLFIRTFVQARKFREAVEVLYMLRLKNVFVSINACNSLLGGLGRIGWVDLAREVYDKVVRDRVDLNAYTLNIMVNVFCKDCKIKKAEEFLVEMERRGIFPDIVTYNILINAYCGEGNVENGQELMMQMQAKGLEPSHLTYNSIINGLCKHGHYERAKNVVNKTMMENGLSPDTSTYNKLLVECCRRNNWVEAESIFREMLCRGVVPDLVSYSSMIGIFSRTGDLDRMMSYYKKMQFNGLIPDKIVYTILIRGFCSRGAVSDAMKVRDEMVKRGCQMDVVTYNTILSGLCKGKMLPEADVLFNEMVERGVFPDFCTYTTLIDGYCKVGNVEKAVSLFGSMLGRNLKPDVITYNSLIDGFCKAGEMEKAMELRDDMVFKMIHPNYITYGTLINGFCERGYVSEAFRLWDEMIDKGIEPNMVICNSLIKGYCRHGDPGKALEFLKTMKLRGLVPDSFTYNTLIHGFMKEENVDVAFELVNRMEKESSVSPDLVTYNAILDQFCRLGRMQEANSVYKKMIGKGISPDRTTYTSLINGYVSQDNLKEAFNLHDEMLKRGFKPDDKF; translated from the coding sequence ATGATTAGGAGGAGTGGGGCTTGTAGAGCTGAGATAATCGATTCAATGTTAGCGGCTTATGAGAAATGTGGCTCAAGCTCTAATTATaatgtttttgatttatttattaggaCTTTTGTGCAAGCTAGGAAGTTCAGGGAAGCGGTTGAGGTGTTGTATATGTTGAGATTGAAAAATGTTTTTGTGTCTATCAATGCATGTAATAGCCTTCTTGGTGGGCTTGGTAGGATTGGGTGGGTTGATTTGGCGAGGGAGGTTTATGACAAAGTGGTGAGGGATCGAGTGGATTTGAATGCGTACACGCTCAACATCATGGTGAATGTGTTCTGTAAGGATTGTAAgatcaagaaagctgaggagtTTTTAGTGGAAATGGAGAGAAGAGGGATTTTCCCGGATATTGTGACCTATAACATTTTGATCAATGCTTATTGTGGTGAAGGGAATGTTGAGAATGGTCAGGAGTTGATGATGCAGATGCAAGCTAAGGGTTTGGAGCCGAGTCACTTGACTTATAACTCGATTATCAATGGTTTGTGTAAGCATGGGCATTACGAGAGAGCAAAGAATGTTGTGAACAAGACGATGATGGAGAATGGGCTAAGTCCTGATACTTCCACTTATAACAAATTGTTGGTGGAGTGTTGCAGGAGAAATAATTGGGTGGAAGCTGAGAGCATTTTTCGTGAGATGTTGTGTCGTGGTGTTGTCCCTGATTTGGTAAGTTACAGTTCGATGATTGGGATTTTCTCAAGAACTGGGGATCTGGATAGGATGATGTCTTATTACAAGAAGATGCAGTTCAATGGCCTGATACCTGATAAGATTGTTTATACAATCCTGATCCGTGGATTCTGTAGTCGTGGTGCAGTATCAGATGCCATGAAGGTGCGAGATGAAATGGTGAAACGGGGCTGCCAGATGGATGTAGTGACTTACAACACCATCTTGAGTGGCTTATGCAAAGGGAAGATGCTTCCTGAGGCGGATGTGCTCTTCAACGAGATGGTGGAAAGGGGCGTGTTTCCTGATTTCTGCACTTACACAACTCTGATAGATGGATATTGCAAGGTGGGGAATGTGGAGAAAGCAGTGAGCTTGTTTGGATCTATGCTTGGTAGGAATCTAAAGCCTGATGTGATTACATACAACTCTTTGATTGATGGATTCTGCAAGGCTGGTGAGATGGAAAAGGCAATGGAGTTGAGAGATGACATGGTTTTTAAAATGATACATCCCAATTATATCACATATGGTACTCTAATTAATGGATTCTGTGAACGCGGTTATGTATCTGAGGCATTTAGGTTGTGGGACGAGATGATTGATAAAGGCATCGAGCCCAACATGGTTATATGTAACTCTCTTATCAAGGGCTATTGCAGGCATGGCGATCCGGGGAAGGCTCTCGAGTTTCTGAAGACGATGAAGTTAAGAGGGCTCGTCCCTGACTCTTTCACTTACAACACTCTCATTCATGGATTTATGAAAGAGGAGAATGTCGATGTAGCTTTTGAGTTGGTGAATCGAATGGAGAAAGAAAGTAGTGTTTCACCTGATTTAGTCACCTATAATGCTATCCTGGATCAGTTCTGTAGACTTGGTAGAATGCAAGAAGCCAATTCAGTATACAAGAAGATGATTGGAAAAGGCATCAGCCCTGATCGTACTACGTATACATCATTGATAAACGGTTATGTCTCACAGGATAATTTGAAGGAAGCTTTTAACCTCCATGATGAGATGCTGAAAAGGGGTTTCAAGCCTGATGATAAGTTTTGA
- the LOC131015151 gene encoding floral homeotic protein GLOBOSA — protein MGRGKIEIKRIENSSNRQVTYSKRRNGIMKKAKEISVLCDAHVSVIIFANSGKMHEFCSPSTTLVDMLDQYHKLSGKRLWDAKHEHLDNEINRIKKENDSMQIELRHLKGEDISTLGFKELMVLEEALENGITTLKAKQMEFVRMMRKHNEMMEEENQNLLFKLRQMHLDPMDDNVMETQGVYDHQGVADYEQQMPFAFRVQPMQPNLQERF, from the exons ATGGGTAGAGGTAAGATTGAGATCAAGAGGATTGAGAACTCAAGCAACAGGCAGGTGACCTATTCCAAAAGAAGAAATGGGATCATGAAAAAGGCTAAGGAGATCAGCGTTTTGTGCGATGCTCATGTCTCTGTCATCATCTTCGCCAACTCCGGCAAGATGCACGAATTCTGCAGCCCTTCCACCac GCTGGTTGACATGTTGGATCAGTACCACAAGCTGTCTGGAAAGAGGCTTTGGGATGCAAAACATGAg cacTTGGACAATGAAATCAACCGAATCAAGAAAGAGAATGACAGCATGCAGATTGAGTTGAG GCACCTGAAAGGAGAAGATATATCGACTTTGGGTTTCAAGGAGCTGATGGTGTTGGAGGAAGCCCTCGAAAACGGAATTACAACTCTCAAAGCCAAACAG ATGGAGTTCGTGCGGATGATGAGGAAACAT AATGAAATGATGGAGGAGGAGAACCAGAACCTTCTATTCAAGCTG CGGCAGATGCATCTGGACCCAATGGATGATAATGTGATGGAGACGCAGGGCGTGTATGATCATCAAGGTGTTGCAGACTATGAGCAGCAGATGCCCTTCGCCTTTCGCGTGCAGCCGATGCAGCCTAATCTGCAGGAGCGTTTCTAA
- the LOC131019096 gene encoding DNA cross-link repair protein SNM1-like, with translation MKEAIIQFVIDAIRAEAFNPKTLFLIGGHTIGKERVFVEVARALHEKAYVTAAKLRILECLGFAQEDMQWFTKNAHESHIRIVPMWSIASFKRLDHMSKHYMGRFSLMVAFFAYLLAVWQRKEVDWKKVAEGCEVPYSKRSSFTELKEFVKFASPANIFPSVNNHSPDSQNSMVSQLLS, from the exons ATGAAG GAGGCCATAATCCAGTTTGTAATTGATGCCATCCGAGCTGAAGCTTTCAACCCAAAGACCCTGTTTCTGATTGGCGGCCATACCATTG GGAAAGAAAGGGTGTTTGTAGAGGTTGCTAGAGCACTCCACGAGAAAGCCTATGTCACTGCTGCAAAACTACGCATCTTGGAATGTCTTGGTTTTGCACAGGAAGATATGCAATGGTTTACCAAAAATGCACATGAGAGCCACATTCGCATCGTTCCCATGTGGAGCATCGCTAGTTTCAAGAGACTAGACCATATGTCTAAACATTACATG GGTCGATTTAGTCTGATGGTTGCATTTTTCGCCTACTTGTTGGCCGTTTGGCAAAGGAAAGAAGTCGACTGGAAGAAGGTGGCAGAAGG GTGCGAGGTACCATACAGCAAGCGCAGCAGCTTCACGGAGCTGAAGGAGTTTGTTAAATTCGCATCTCCTGCAAACATCTTCCCAAGTGTGAATAATCACAGCCCGGATTCGCAGAATTCAATGGTCTCCCAGCTCTTGTCTTAA
- the LOC131015149 gene encoding 3beta-hydroxysteroid-dehydrogenase/decarboxylase — MGGEEKWCVVTGGRGFAARHLVVMLIKYGMFSVRIADLGPAIKLDKDEENGVLGEALKSGRAEYVSADLRNKAQVLKACIGVVVVFHMAAPDSSINNHRLHYSVNVQGTQNIVDVCFKLKIKRLIYTSSPSVVFDGVNGISNGNESLPYPAKHYDSYSATKAEGESLVINSNGSNGLLTCCLRPSSIFGPGDRLFVPSLASAARSGKLKFIIGNGNNMYDFTYVENVAHAHICAERALASEGAVADKAAGQAYFITNGEPIKFWEFVSLILEGLDYERPRTKIPAFIVMPIAYMVEFIYKIFAPYGMKVPQFIPSRVRLLSVSRTFNGSKANELLGYTPIVPLQEGIKRTIDSYQHLRAGVQRERKGPSKAELLLGNGKVAETLLWRDIKQTLTVLAILAAIYFNFIATGFTFVTSLSKLLLVGSVFLFIQGKLPQKILGYKIEKIPESKFHVSEAASHHIALSVASIWNSAVRDLKSLCKGNDTTFFLKVVLSLLLLSIIGAVSPHNVFAIGLPLIFTSFAVYDKKEKAIDKLALKALSFGCRLKSCTTAKISNRKKKQ; from the exons ATGGGCGGCGAAGAGAAGTGGTGCGTGGTGACCGGCGGCAGGGGATTTGCGGCTCGGCATCTGGTGGTGATGCTCATCAAATACGGCATGTTTTCGGTTCGCATTGCGGATTTGGGCCCCGCCATCAAGCTCGACAAGGACGAGGAGAACGGGGTTCTCGGCGAAGCTCTGAAATCCGGCCGTGCCGAATACGTGTCTGCAGATCTTCGCAACAAAGCGCAAGTGCTTAAGG CTTGCATAGGAGTTGTGGTTGTATTCCATATGGCTGCTCCTGATTCATCCATTAATAACCATCGGCTGCATTATTCTGTCAATGTACAAG GAACCCAGAACATTGTTGATGTATGTTTTAAGCTGAAAATTAAAAGGCTTATATATACAAGTTCCCCAAGTGTTGTCTTTGATGGAGTCAATGGAATAtccaatggaaatgaatcattgcCCTATCCTGCTAAG CACTATGATTCGTACTCTGCCACAAAAGCTGAAGGAGAATCCTTAGTTATCAATTCAAATGGTTCAAATGGACTTCTAACCTGCTGCCTTCGACCTAGCAGCATTTTTGGCCCTGGTGATAGGTTGTTTGTTCCATCATTAGCTTCTGCAGCAAGGTCTGGGAAATTAAAG TTCATCATTGGAAATGGTAACAACATGTATGACTTTACCTATGTTGAGAATGTTGCACATGCTCACATTTGTGCCGAGCGAGCTTTGGCATCTGAAGGGGCAGTAGCAGATAAAGCAGCTGGACAG GCATATTTCATTACCAACGGGGAACCAATTAAATTTTGGGAGTTTGTCTCTCTCATTCTGGAAGGTCTTGACTATGAAAG GCCAAGAACCAAAATTCCTGCCTTCATTGTGATGCCAATTGCGTATATGGTggagtttatatataaaatttttgcACCTTATGGAATGAAGGTACCGCAGTTCATACCTTCAAGAGTACGACTTCTGTCTGTCAGCAGAACCTTTAATGGTTCTAAAGCAAATGAGCTTCTTGGCTACACCCCTATTGTGCCACTACAG GAgggaattaaaagaactattgATTCATACCAACATTTGAGAGCTGGTGTTcaaagggaaagaaaggggccTTCTAAAGCTGAATTACTTCTTGGCAATGGAAAAG TTGCTGAAACACTACTTTGGAGGGACATAAAGCAGACACTCACTGTACTGGCAATCTTGGCTGCAATTTACTTCAATTTCATTGCAACTGGATTTACCTTCGTAACTTCACTTTCCAAGCTTCTATTGGTGGGATCAGTCTTCCTCTTCATCCAGGGAAAACTACCCCAGAAAAT ATTAGgatataaaatagaaaagattCCCGAGTCAAAATTTCATGTCTCAGAAGCTGCTTCCCACCATATTGCTTTGTCTGTGGCGTCGATATGGAATTCTGCTGTTCGTGATTTAAAATCACTTTGTAAAGGAAATGACACTACATTTTTCCTCAAG GTTGTTCTTTCACTATTGCTTCTCAGTATCATTGGAGCAGTTTCACCACACAATGTTTTTGCCATAG GACTACCCCTCATCTTTACTTCCTTTGCTGTGTATGATAAAAAGGAGAAAGCGATCGACAAGCTAGCCCTGAAAGCTCTTTCATTTGGATGCAGATTGAAGTCCTGCACTACTGCAAAGATTTCTAACCGAAAGAAAAAGCAATAA
- the LOC131015146 gene encoding pentatricopeptide repeat-containing protein At5g01110 isoform X1, producing the protein MAARPVFLRRNKFAVSFCTHSPANYNSTSLKPLSSDSFLLEKILWALKKGQSINNHLLYQLNPSTYAQILYELRHDFHIGQKFIDCVAMNCPNFKHSSLSLSTAIHLLVNSKRVSDAQALILRMIRRSGACRAEIIDSMLAAYEKCGSSSNYNVFDLFIRTFVQARKFREAVEVLYMLRLKNVFVSINACNSLLGGLGRIGWVDLAREVYDKVVRDRVDLNAYTLNIMVNVFCKDCKIKKAEEFLVEMERRGIFPDIVTYNILINAYCGEGNVENGQELMMQMQAKGLEPSHLTYNSIINGLCKHGHYERAKNVVNKTMMENGLSPDTSTYNKLLVECCRRNNWVEAESIFREMLCRGVVPDLVSYSSMIGIFSRTGDLDRMMSYYKKMQFNGLIPDKIVYTILIRGFCSRGAVSDAMKVRDEMVKRGCQMDVVTYNTILSGLCKGKMLPEADVLFNEMVERGVFPDFCTYTTLIDGYCKVGNVEKAVSLFGSMLGRNLKPDVITYNSLIDGFCKAGEMEKAMELRDDMVFKMIHPNYITYGTLINGFCERGYVSEAFRLWDEMIDKGIEPNMVICNSLIKGYCRHGDPGKALEFLKTMKLRGLVPDSFTYNTLIHGFMKEENVDVAFELVNRMEKESSVSPDLVTYNAILDQFCRLGRMQEANSVYKKMIGKGISPDRTTYTSLINGYVSQDNLKEAFNLHDEMLKRGFKPDDKF; encoded by the coding sequence ATGGCGGCGCGGCCGGTGTTTCTCCGGCGAAATAAATTCGCCGTCAGTTTTTGCACTCACAGCCCCGCTAACTATAATTCTACATCTCTAAAACCCCTATCTTCGGATTCATTTCTGCTCGAAAAGATTCTGTGGGCTTTAAAGAAAGGTCAGTCGATCAACAACCATTTACTTTATCAGCTGAATCCATCAACGTATGCCCAAATTCTTTATGAATTACGTCATGATTTTCATATTGGCCAGAAATTTATTGATTGTGTCGCAATGAATTGCCCCAATTTTAAGCACTCATCGTTGTCGCTGAGCACGGCTATACATTTGTTGGTGAATAGTAAAAGGGTTTCTGATGCGCAGGCTTTAATATTGAGGATGATTAGGAGGAGTGGGGCTTGTAGAGCTGAGATAATCGATTCAATGTTAGCGGCTTATGAGAAATGTGGCTCAAGCTCTAATTATaatgtttttgatttatttattaggaCTTTTGTGCAAGCTAGGAAGTTCAGGGAAGCGGTTGAGGTGTTGTATATGTTGAGATTGAAAAATGTTTTTGTGTCTATCAATGCATGTAATAGCCTTCTTGGTGGGCTTGGTAGGATTGGGTGGGTTGATTTGGCGAGGGAGGTTTATGACAAAGTGGTGAGGGATCGAGTGGATTTGAATGCGTACACGCTCAACATCATGGTGAATGTGTTCTGTAAGGATTGTAAgatcaagaaagctgaggagtTTTTAGTGGAAATGGAGAGAAGAGGGATTTTCCCGGATATTGTGACCTATAACATTTTGATCAATGCTTATTGTGGTGAAGGGAATGTTGAGAATGGTCAGGAGTTGATGATGCAGATGCAAGCTAAGGGTTTGGAGCCGAGTCACTTGACTTATAACTCGATTATCAATGGTTTGTGTAAGCATGGGCATTACGAGAGAGCAAAGAATGTTGTGAACAAGACGATGATGGAGAATGGGCTAAGTCCTGATACTTCCACTTATAACAAATTGTTGGTGGAGTGTTGCAGGAGAAATAATTGGGTGGAAGCTGAGAGCATTTTTCGTGAGATGTTGTGTCGTGGTGTTGTCCCTGATTTGGTAAGTTACAGTTCGATGATTGGGATTTTCTCAAGAACTGGGGATCTGGATAGGATGATGTCTTATTACAAGAAGATGCAGTTCAATGGCCTGATACCTGATAAGATTGTTTATACAATCCTGATCCGTGGATTCTGTAGTCGTGGTGCAGTATCAGATGCCATGAAGGTGCGAGATGAAATGGTGAAACGGGGCTGCCAGATGGATGTAGTGACTTACAACACCATCTTGAGTGGCTTATGCAAAGGGAAGATGCTTCCTGAGGCGGATGTGCTCTTCAACGAGATGGTGGAAAGGGGCGTGTTTCCTGATTTCTGCACTTACACAACTCTGATAGATGGATATTGCAAGGTGGGGAATGTGGAGAAAGCAGTGAGCTTGTTTGGATCTATGCTTGGTAGGAATCTAAAGCCTGATGTGATTACATACAACTCTTTGATTGATGGATTCTGCAAGGCTGGTGAGATGGAAAAGGCAATGGAGTTGAGAGATGACATGGTTTTTAAAATGATACATCCCAATTATATCACATATGGTACTCTAATTAATGGATTCTGTGAACGCGGTTATGTATCTGAGGCATTTAGGTTGTGGGACGAGATGATTGATAAAGGCATCGAGCCCAACATGGTTATATGTAACTCTCTTATCAAGGGCTATTGCAGGCATGGCGATCCGGGGAAGGCTCTCGAGTTTCTGAAGACGATGAAGTTAAGAGGGCTCGTCCCTGACTCTTTCACTTACAACACTCTCATTCATGGATTTATGAAAGAGGAGAATGTCGATGTAGCTTTTGAGTTGGTGAATCGAATGGAGAAAGAAAGTAGTGTTTCACCTGATTTAGTCACCTATAATGCTATCCTGGATCAGTTCTGTAGACTTGGTAGAATGCAAGAAGCCAATTCAGTATACAAGAAGATGATTGGAAAAGGCATCAGCCCTGATCGTACTACGTATACATCATTGATAAACGGTTATGTCTCACAGGATAATTTGAAGGAAGCTTTTAACCTCCATGATGAGATGCTGAAAAGGGGTTTCAAGCCTGATGATAAGTTTTGA